From Streptomyces sp. SAI-135:
CTCCTTCCCCCTGAGACCTTGGTCGTACGACCGTTCATGAACGGCGTATGGCAGTCCCGTTGCAGCCCCCACGCCCTGCTTGAACCACCCCTCACCCGCCCCCTACGGTCAAGTCACCGGTTCACCCCGGCCGTGTGCCCGAGTGGCTCAGGGACTCGCCTGCAAAGCGAGTTACGCGGGTTCGATTCCCGCCACGGCCTCTTAGCGCCTCACCAGCAAAACGAAGGCTCGACACCCCCACGCAGGTGGCCGCGTGGGGCGTTCGCCTTCGGTGTGTTGCAGGAGTCCGTCACCCGGGCCGTCGACCGGCAGGGCCAGCATCTGCTGGACAACGTGAAGGTGCCGGGCTCGGTGCCGGAGGCACCCGTCGCCGTCGGCAGCGGTTCCGCGGCAAGGCCGGCCGGCGACCACACGACGCGTCCGGGTCAGGGGCCGGGCCTCGCGAGGTCGGGTACGAAGACGTAGCTCACAGCACCCCGCCCACCTCGTCCTGGAACAGCTCCGTCCAGTAGTGCCAGTCCGCGTCCGTCGTCGTGCCCGTGGGGTCGATGGTGGACAGGGCTCGGATCATCGTCTTGGCGACCTGGACGTACAGCGTGTTGGTCAACTCGTGGGCGAGGGACTCGTCGATCCGGCGCTCCCGGTGCAGGAGCCAGAGGGTGAAGGCGAGCGTGGAGATGTCGGTGTTCAGGGGGTGGAGCGTGCCCTCGCGCTCGCTCCAGTTCAGGACCGCGCCCGTCTCGCCGTCGACGACCAGGGTGTTGTCCTCGATCAGATGGCCGAGGACGATCAGGTGGCCGGCCCGCGGCGGCAGGGCGACCAGGTGCTCGGCCCGGTGCTCCGCGAGGGTCGGCAGCGGGGCGTCCGGGTCGGTGTGGAAGAGGACGCCGTCCTCGGGCAGGCCGGTCTGGGCGAGGAAGCGGCGGGTCGGGGCGTGGGTGAGGGTGGACGGGAAGTCGATGTCCTCGAAGCGGGCGACCCTGTTGCGGCCGAACTCGTGGTCCAGGAGGCGCGGCGGCAGGTCCAGGGCCAGGCCGGAGTCGGTGCCCGGGCCCGCCACCAGGGCCAGGGGGCGGATCAGGGCCGCGATCTTCCAGAACGTCGGCACATCGCCGCCCGTGCCCTCCTCGAACACCGTCAGCAGCTGGCGCGTCGCGTCCTCCACGGCCGTAGGTCCGAAGCGGCCGGCGTAGGCGGCGAACTGGCCGCGCACCTCCGTCAGTTCGTCGGTCGCCGTGGCGAAGCGGACCAGGGTGGGGAGCGACGGGGCCAGGGGGGTGCGGTCCATCAGCTCGGGGCGGGCGGGGAAGAACGCCGTCGTGGAGACCTCGCCGGTGACTCCGTCGAGCAGGACCGACTCCGTCT
This genomic window contains:
- a CDS encoding SUKH-4 family immunity protein, which produces MSATDAAVAAITLTEDELQPYISHASTRRWLSGPGLPVDSDLFTFEELRRQGLRTVADATADPGGRLSEELRGQLVIGGLTDLHGRETESVLLDGVTGEVSTTAFFPARPELMDRTPLAPSLPTLVRFATATDELTEVRGQFAAYAGRFGPTAVEDATRQLLTVFEEGTGGDVPTFWKIAALIRPLALVAGPGTDSGLALDLPPRLLDHEFGRNRVARFEDIDFPSTLTHAPTRRFLAQTGLPEDGVLFHTDPDAPLPTLAEHRAEHLVALPPRAGHLIVLGHLIEDNTLVVDGETGAVLNWSEREGTLHPLNTDISTLAFTLWLLHRERRIDESLAHELTNTLYVQVAKTMIRALSTIDPTGTTTDADWHYWTELFQDEVGGVL